A window of Chloroflexota bacterium contains these coding sequences:
- a CDS encoding pyridoxamine 5'-phosphate oxidase family protein produces MSVLEQTPGLLAALQGEMTPKFLASRNAAGVPNVVPVVSILPAEDQPDTLFFGNFLLRKTIQNLNEDQRVGILVITQELQGWVLKGEFVEFQRTGAYVDRQMSSSLLRYNAYTGIRNAGVIRVHSVEAAFGISKWQVAKDYLLARLSRAGGVRDGGVKMPLPVQREFAKMIAVKVLTWVGEDGYPIVIPALSLQPSGETNLVCRKSTRFPEPPLGSLVAANILTFEAISYQVKGRWVGSGKTGIIRVQEVYAGGPPLPGGRVA; encoded by the coding sequence ATGTCTGTATTGGAGCAGACACCTGGATTGTTAGCAGCTTTACAGGGTGAAATGACGCCCAAATTCCTGGCCTCGCGCAACGCAGCAGGTGTGCCGAATGTGGTGCCAGTAGTATCCATCCTTCCTGCGGAGGACCAGCCGGACACCCTATTCTTTGGCAATTTCTTGCTGCGCAAAACCATCCAAAACCTCAACGAAGATCAGCGCGTGGGGATCCTGGTCATCACTCAGGAGTTGCAGGGCTGGGTGCTCAAAGGCGAATTCGTGGAGTTTCAACGTACTGGTGCTTACGTAGATCGTCAGATGAGCAGCTCCCTACTGCGCTACAATGCATACACTGGCATACGCAATGCAGGGGTCATCCGCGTACACTCGGTGGAAGCCGCTTTTGGCATTTCCAAATGGCAAGTAGCCAAGGACTACTTACTGGCGAGATTATCAAGAGCTGGTGGTGTACGAGATGGCGGCGTGAAAATGCCTCTGCCTGTGCAGCGCGAATTTGCCAAAATGATCGCTGTGAAGGTGCTGACCTGGGTCGGAGAAGATGGCTACCCCATAGTGATACCTGCTCTCTCCTTGCAACCGTCCGGAGAAACAAATCTGGTCTGTCGGAAAAGCACGCGGTTCCCAGAACCGCCGCTAGGTTCTTTGGTAGCAGCCAACATCCTGACTTTTGAGGCGATATCTTACCAGGTCAAGGGGCGCTGGGTTGGAAGCGGCAAGACGGGCATCATCCGTGTACAAGAAGTCTACGCCGGTGGTCCGCCCCTTCCGGGCGGCCGAGTAGCATAG